In the genome of Streptomyces sp. Tu 3180, the window TGCGGACGAAGACCTCGCTGTCTATCTGCTCGGGGTCGGCTCTGAGGACGTAACCGGACTCCTCGGTGATCAGACACTCCTGGGCGGCGGCCTCGCCGCCCTTGAGCGGATCCATCATCCGGCGTAATCGGTAGATCTGGGCCTGGAGGGCGTTGGCGGACTTACGAGGTTTGGAATTGCCCCAGACTTCCTCGCTCAACTGTTCGGCGGAAACCGTGGAGCCGCACTTGACGATGAGTGCTCCCATCAGGGTGCGCTGCTTGTGGCTGCTGAGGGGGACCCTGCGTTGGTTGACGCTGTCGTACAGCTCCGTCAATCCAAGAACTCTGAACTTCACACCTTCTCCCGCTGTTGTCGGAAATCCGGTTCCCAGACGGTTCTGTGTGGGGGGATGAGACCGGGCTCCGCCGCCGCCTCCTTTCCTGTGGAACGGACGGGACCTGCCAGGTGACCGACGCGGCGCTCCAGCGAAGCCGGAACCCGTGTTGCGATGATCCTAAGCGGCCACGTTGAAAGAGTCACCACATGAGATTCCGCCACTGACGGTCTTTGGGAAACACTTTGTACGTCAGTCTCCTGGCAGGTCGTCAGGGTCGTGTCAGCGGGCCGGGCGACCATCGGTGCGTTTCCCCGCGGTCCTCGGGCCCGAGGCGCACCGGAACGCCCTGACCGCTCTCGCCCGTGGGTCGCACCGCCCGGACGTCAGGAGGGTCATGAGCAGTTGGGACGCGGAAGTGGCGGTGGTCGGCCTGGGCGCGTGGGGATCCTGCGCGCTCTGGCAGATCGCCTCCCGGGGCGTCGACGCCCTCGGCATCGAGCAGTTCCACCCGGGTCACGCCTGGGGGGCCTCGCACGGCGGGTCGCGCATGTTCCGCGTCACCTGCCTGGAACATCCCGAACTCGTGCCGCTGGCACGGCGATCGCTGGAACTGTGGCACGAACTCGCCGGCCTGACCGGTACGCCGCTCTTCGAGAACCGCGGCGGACTGCTGATCGGGCCCGAGGGCGGCCGTGTCGTCGGCGGCACGCTGCGCGCCGCGCGCCGGCACGGCATCCACGTGGAGCGACTGGCCCCGCCGGAGCTGCGCGAACGCTTCGGCCAGCACGCGGAACCCGGCCCCGACGACATCGCGGTGTGGGAGCCGTCGGCCGGCATCCTGCGCCCCGAGGAAGCCGTACGCGCCGCGACCGGGCTCGCCCGCTCCACCGGGGCGCGGGTCGTCACCGGCACCCAGGTGCACTCCGTCGAACTGGTCTCCGGCGGCGTGGAGCTGGAGACCGGAGGGGGACTGATACGGGTGCGGCAAGCCGTGATGGCCATCGGTTCCTGGCTCGCCTCGCTGGTTCCGGGCATGGCGCTGACCCCCCTGCGGATGCCGATCACGTGGTTCCGTTCCGCCACCGGTGACGACCGGTTCGAACTGGACCGCTTTCCCGTGTTCATGCGTGAGCTTCCGGGGCAGGAGGTCCTGTGGGGCAACGGCAGCGAGAAGGAGTACGGCGTCAAGCTGGGCCTGGAGGCCCATGGGAGGAGGCCGCGCCCCATCGACCCGGACACGGACGACCGGAGTGCCGTCAGCGAGGACTGGGCCGACCTCACGAGGGTGCTGGAACGCTATTTGCCCGGGCTCGAACCCATTCCCTCGCAGGTTTCGGTGTGCATGCTCACCGCCACGCCCGACGGGCAGTTCGTCATCGGAAGACCGGGGGGCGATCCGCGTTTGATTCTTGCCGGGGGCTGCAATGCGCACGGTTTCAAACACGCCAGCGGTATCGGGGAGATCCTGGCCGACCTGGTAACGCACAGGCCCGCGCGCATGCCGCTGGACTTCGTCAGTCCGGATCGGGCCGTCCTGAAATGACCGGTGATTCCGAAATACTGGGCGGATCGCGGTGCGGCACGGCTCCGCATTCGCCGGGATCGTCACTGGTTGTAGCGGCCACGGGTACCTTGTCGGCGATTTCGGTGACCATGCGCCGCCGTCCTTGACGGGCCGCACCGGTCTCCGTCGGCAGCGAAAGGCACAGAGCCGGATTGTGGCGCCGCCGAACGGGCGCGCGCGGGCCGGATTCCGGGTTCCGCGCGCAGGCGCCGCCGGCCCACGGGGAGTTCGCCGGACCGGGAACCCCGCTCGTGGAGCCGCTCGCCCGGAGCGAGGCCGGTGCCGGGAGATCCGGCCGGGGCGCCGACGGGGCCGTGCGTCCGGGACCGGACGGAGCGGGGTGCGGCGCACGCTCGTCCACCGCTCGCGGTTCCTCCTCCCCCCCCGCGGGGCCCGGAACGACCGCCGTGGACCGGAGTGTGTCCCTTCGGCGCCCGGCCCGGCGGCGAGCTCGGCGATCGCCGCCCCGGGAAGGTACGCGGCGTCGGAAGCCACCCGGGCGGCGGTGGCGAGGCGGGGCCGGGACAGGTCCACGGTGATGATCCTCAGCGGGGCGTGGACGCGCGCGACGACCGCCGCGGCCGGCTCCACCGGCCCCGCCCCACCACGACCACCGTGTGGCCGGGGCCGACGCCGCCCGCGCGCACGCCGAGTTCGTAGGCGGCGGGCAGCACTTCGGAGAGCAGGACGGCCTCCTCCGGCGTCAGCGAGGACGGCCACCGGTGGAGGGAGTGGTCCGCGAACGGCACACGGACCCTCTCCGCCCGGGGGCCGTCGATGCGGTGTCCGAGCATCCGGCCGCCGACGGGGCACTGTCCGTACCCGCCGTCCCGGCACCACGCGCACTGCCCGCACGCGGAGACGGACGAGACGACGACCCGGTCGCCCGCGGTGCACCGGCGCACCGCGTGGCCGGCCTCCAGCACCTCGCCGACCGCCTCGTGCCCGAGCACCGTGCCGGGCTCGGCCTCGGGGAGGTCGCCGCGCACGATGCGCAGGTCACCGCCGGAGACGGCGGTCGCGTCGACGCGTACCAGGGCGTCCGTCGCCGCCTCGATCCCCGGATCCCTCACCCCGTGTCCCAGGAGACCCGTCCCGGGGCGCGGTAGACGAGCGCACGCATGGTCCTCACCTCTTCGGCCCCGTTCCGCTTCCGGTCTCGGCACACGGGCACCGTCCCTGCGAAGGGGCGCCCGGATCCCTTCGCAGGGGCCGTCCGGCCCCGCCCCCGGACGCCGTGGTGGCGGGACCCGGGGCGCCTCGGCCGGCGTGACCGGGGCGCCCCGGGCGCGGGCCCGTTCCCCTGGGACGGGCTGGGCGACCGCGGTGAACGGGGGGAGCCGCGGGCGGCGGGGCCTGGAGCCGGGCCCTGCCGGTCAGGGCGAGCACGAGCCCCCGGGCCGGCGGGCCGAGGGCGCCGTGCGGGGGGGGGCGTAGGGGGTGAAGTGGGCCGGGGTGTGGTCGATGGGCAGGTCGGGACGCCAGGCGGTGAGGATCTGGGCGCTGCACACGAACAGGCCGTCGGGCAGCCGGTCCAGGGGGTACCAGGCCCAGTCGTCGACGCTCTCGTCCGGCTGTGCGGCCGGCTGCCCCCGCCAGGCGGTGACGAGGGCACCGACGGTGACCCGCACGACGTCTCCGACGTGGTCGACGAGCGTGCCCAGGAGCGTGACGTCGTCGGGCCGGGCGATCAGGCCGGTCTCCTCGGCGAGTTCACGGACCACGGCCGCTTCGAGGGACTCCCCGGCCTCCACGGTTCCTCCCGGCAGTTCGAGGGTGCCGTGGCGGTGGCGGCCGAGGAGCACGCCCCGGTCGCCGAGGACGACGGCGCCCACGCCGACGGCCGCGTGCGGCGCCGGCGGCCGCGTGGTGCGGGGCCGGCTGGAAAGACGCGCGGGGCGGTCCGGGAGGCGGCGGGCGCGGACGAGCTGCTGCACGACGGGGTCGTCCTCGCCGGGAGGGCGCAGGAGGTCGACGGCCTCGACCCGGAAGCCGTACTCGGTGAGCAGGTCCTCCCACAGCCGCGGTGCCAGGACCCACATCCGGACGGTCAGCGGCGGATCGTCCCGGAGCCTGATCGTCTGCTCCCGTGGCGCGACCGTCGTGGACGGGCCGCGGCCGTGCAGGTCGGTGTGGAGGAGCGAGAGGACCAGCGGCGCGCCGGGGCGCAGGCCCTCGCGCAGCGCGGGCAGCACGCGGCGCGGGTCGGCGAAGGCGAGGCTGCCGATGGCGTACGCGGCGTCGAAGGGACCGGCGGTGCGCAGGTGGTCGACCACGTCGCCGTGCACGAACCGGACGCCGGGTGCGCCGGCGTGCGCGCCGGTGGCGCGTCGGTGCTGGGTGGGGGACCGCTCGACGGCGGTGACCTGCGCGCCGTGGGCGCGGGCCAGGTGCACGGCGTGGTGGCCGGCGCCGGAGCCGATGTCCAGGACGCGTTTGCCGGCGACGTCGCCGAGGATCTCCGCGCCGGGACCGA includes:
- the solA gene encoding N-methyl-L-tryptophan oxidase, with the translated sequence MSSWDAEVAVVGLGAWGSCALWQIASRGVDALGIEQFHPGHAWGASHGGSRMFRVTCLEHPELVPLARRSLELWHELAGLTGTPLFENRGGLLIGPEGGRVVGGTLRAARRHGIHVERLAPPELRERFGQHAEPGPDDIAVWEPSAGILRPEEAVRAATGLARSTGARVVTGTQVHSVELVSGGVELETGGGLIRVRQAVMAIGSWLASLVPGMALTPLRMPITWFRSATGDDRFELDRFPVFMRELPGQEVLWGNGSEKEYGVKLGLEAHGRRPRPIDPDTDDRSAVSEDWADLTRVLERYLPGLEPIPSQVSVCMLTATPDGQFVIGRPGGDPRLILAGGCNAHGFKHASGIGEILADLVTHRPARMPLDFVSPDRAVLK
- a CDS encoding alcohol dehydrogenase catalytic domain-containing protein; this translates as MRDPGIEAATDALVRVDATAVSGGDLRIVRGDLPEAEPGTVLGHEAVGEVLEAGHAVRRCTAGDRVVVSSVSACGQCAWCRDGGYGQCPVGGRMLGHRIDGPRAERVRVPFADHSLHRWPSSLTPEEAVLLSEVLPAAYELGVRAGGVGPGHTVVVVGRGRWSRPRRSSRASTPR
- a CDS encoding bifunctional class I SAM-dependent methyltransferase/NUDIX hydrolase; amino-acid sequence: MSVEDLNAEAWTVYGRRQLDRGYVPPVPGRLEWTPWKGVGPGAEILGDVAGKRVLDIGSGAGHHAVHLARAHGAQVTAVERSPTQHRRATGAHAGAPGVRFVHGDVVDHLRTAGPFDAAYAIGSLAFADPRRVLPALREGLRPGAPLVLSLLHTDLHGRGPSTTVAPREQTIRLRDDPPLTVRMWVLAPRLWEDLLTEYGFRVEAVDLLRPPGEDDPVVQQLVRARRLPDRPARLSSRPRTTRPPAPHAAVGVGAVVLGDRGVLLGRHRHGTLELPGGTVEAGESLEAAVVRELAEETGLIARPDDVTLLGTLVDHVGDVVRVTVGALVTAWRGQPAAQPDESVDDWAWYPLDRLPDGLFVCSAQILTAWRPDLPIDHTPAHFTPYAPPRTAPSARRPGGSCSP